The Rhinolophus sinicus isolate RSC01 linkage group LG09, ASM3656204v1, whole genome shotgun sequence genome includes a window with the following:
- the SPMIP7 gene encoding protein SPMIP7 isoform X5, which translates to MDMDSPGKISISERSILSRTKAVENIDYPHYCYLLRKMNMPFVKGVEDRHDYGRVEKKCNPTFLKFHPYPPSALPDYHLHYPYPPPYGPDYPLFPLRDDVPLGDPCSGFVSPGGDADLKPGVGRTIPSLVDYSDVKPQHRVPRPDTGFQTTLKRQKVLLEELKQDRKWNSRAIPDISIRARLGGWTSPVKVPPLQPPHEGCLINHTYTFDEEATCTDDGKPLLQPNKKYNAKDSFYKSSTQKAYEHVPWDKMLPPKPYPEETTMEKAADLVSQCFTLKRYERVPTITQMVGGLWDRFQTRSFLAPVKPINLEQPRSLSTREWKNVHWINIPAYTRAMATAQQWERTNATHNNVGDS; encoded by the exons ATGGATATGGATTCACCTGGAAAGATAAGTATCTCTGAACGGTCCATTCTTTCAAGAACAAAGGCTGTTGAGAATATAGATTATCCACACTACTGTTatctcttaagaaaaatgaacatgcCTTTTGTGAAAGGAGTTGAGGACAGACATGACTATGGCAGAGTTGAAAAGAAATGCAACCCTACTTTTCTTAAATTTCACCCTTACCCCCCTTCGGCCTTGCCCGACTATCATTTACACTACCCTTATCCCCCACCGTATGGGCCCGATTATCCATTATTTCCACTTCGTGATGATGTACCCTTAGGTGATCCCTGTTCAGGGTTTGTGAGTCCTGGTGGTGATGCTGATTTAAAGCCTGGCGTTGGCAGAACAATACCAAGCCTGGTGGATTATAGTGATGTGAAACCTCAACATCGAGTTCCTAGGCCAGACACAGGATTTCAAACGACACTAAAAAGGCAAAAAGTATTATTAGAAGAACTAAAACAAGACAGGAAATGGAATTCCAGGGCAATACCAGACATTTCGATCAGAGCAAGACTTGGAG GTTGGACAAGCCCGGTGAAAGTTCCTCCTTTACAGCCTCCCCATGAAGGATGCTTGATAAATCACACGTACACATTTGATGAGGAAGCAACGTGTACA GATGACGGAAAACCGCTTTTACAACCAAACAAGAAATATAATGCTAAGGACTCATTTTATAAATCCTCTACACAAAA AGCTTACGAACATGTTCCTTGGGACAAGATGCTACCGCCAAAACCCTATCCAGAAGAAACCACCATGGAAAAAGCTGCCGACCTCGTCTCACAGTGTTTTACGCTGAAAAGATATGAAAGGGTCCCGACAATAACTCAG ATGGTTGGTGGACTCTGGGACAGATTTCAAACAAGATCTTTCTTGGCACCGGTCAAACCAATTAATTT GGAACAACCAAGAAGTCTTTCAACCCGTGAATGGAAAAACGTGCACTGGATAAACATACCAGCGTACACCCGTGCAATGGCTACAGCTCAGCAATGGGAAAGAACAAACGCAACACACAACAACGTGGGGGATTCGTAA